Within the Sylvia atricapilla isolate bSylAtr1 chromosome 10, bSylAtr1.pri, whole genome shotgun sequence genome, the region TTATGAGGAGCTCGCCCAACAGTGCAAAACCTTTGCTAAAGATTTACTGGCACAAGCACGGAATTCCCGGGAGCTGGAAGTGATTCTGAATCACACCTCCAGTGAGGAACACGTAGACAAGCGAGGATTGTTGGAAGAGAGGATGAACTTAAGCCGCTTAAAACTTGCAATCAAGTATAATCAAAAAGAGGTTGGTCTTTGCAGTAACTTGATAGACTTTTCATATCATATTTTGCTAGTAATAATTGCTTTGTTCTGCTTCTGGACACAAGTGGAAATAAATTTGCAGGAGTTACAGAGGAGATGGTAATACACAGATATCAATATGTGAAACAGGGATGCTGCGAGGTACTGAGTGATTCTTCAGTGCTTACTGTGGAGATGAATGTAGTATTTTCTGTATTGGAGTATAGGCTACTGCTTTGTTATTAACAGCTCTGGTAGTGGTAATTATTTATTCAGTTCCTCATTAAATCCTTGCCTAGAGAGGGATGGATCCTTAGGTGCCAAACATGATTTATCATTTTCTCACTGCTCATAAATTGTTCAGCTTTGTCTCAGGCCTTGCCTGTGCTATTCAGTAATTAGGTTGGACCTGTGCTGGTATAGCTGAATAGCCCCTCTGTTCCAGAATAGAATCACTTTTTATGCCATCAGTATGCAACTTCCTCCATGCAGTAGGTTATTGTCACTTTTGTCCCTTCATAAATTATAACTCTAGTTTTCTGTGCTAGAAGGCAAGTGGATATTTGTGGGATTCTAGTACAAGGACCAAGGAAAGAGTGGAAGTTTCCTTTTCatgcaaaatccatttttagTTAGGATTTACAAAAGGAGTTATATAATTCTGTCTGTTCTACATGTCTAGACTTAAACTGTTTTGAAACTGTTGAAAGACATAGCATTTAAAAGTCCTAGGCTGTAGTTCTGGAATGCCCCACAAAGAGCATTACACATTTCTGGCCTGCACTTATCAAgcacactgaaatatttcagtgttcttCTGGGTTTGAGCATAACTTGCTTTTACTGCAGGGCTTGGAAAATAACAACTTTTTTGTGTGGTATACATATagttagaaaattaattttaattatgcaACTTAGTAATATGTGTTAGGAAATCTGAGAGTGATTCCTTGTTTGTTTCTCCCCCTCTTTCCCCCCAGTTTGTTGCCCAGTCCAACTGCCAGCAGTTTCTCAACACGGTGTGGTTCGGGCAGATGGCCGGCTATCGGCGCAAGCACACCTGCAAGAAGATCCTCACTGTTCTCATGGTTGGCATCTTCTGGCCACTTCTGTCCCTGTGTTACTTGTTAGCTCCTAAATCTCGAGTAGGTCGAATAATTCACACTCCCTTTATGAAGTTTATTATTCATGGAGCTTCATATTTCACGTTTCTGTTGTTACTTAATTTGTACTCCCTTGTCTACAATGAGAATAAGAAGAATACAATGGGACCAGCCCTTGAGAGAATAGACTATCTTCTGATAATATGGCTTATTGGTAGGTATTATTTGAGTGGATTGGATGACAATTGctgaatatatataaaaaaatgccACTTTATTGGTAAATCAGCAATAAGTAATAACTCAGTCTTCCATGACCAGTTCTGTAGTGCTTGGTTGGAAAAGTAGTTACTAACAAAATGTGGACTTGCTGCACAGTTGTATGTGGTTTAAAGATAGAAGTATATGTTGTGTATGTTTATGTATGCATGCTCCATCTTAGTCTAAGAGATTAGAGGTGTGCATTTACCTCATGCTTGTTTTCCCATGTTGTggttttctatttctgtatGTCATTGTCACCAGTTATCCTAACTGTACCAGAACGGCTGCATGTCACTTCTGCTTGATGCAGCAGAGGGAGCACAGGTATAACATTTGTTGAGTTCTCAAGAACTTTGGTTGAAATTTCATAACTTTTACCTTGGTGTTGGTTGTCTGGCATGCAATtggttttatattaaaatttaacttTCTTAATGTAAGGTAATAAGATATGTATCATTTGTTGCATTTGCCTTGTAGAAAGTAGTGATATAGTAAAAAACAGCACAGTTTTTATCTAAGTAATTCTGAAGGTgatttatttgatattttagGGTGAGGGAATTTTTGTGTAACAGTGATTCCTTTCACAATTGAGCTGTTTAAAACCGTTGAGAAGTTCTTGCAGATTTTGGAAATATGTTTTATCTTCTACACAAATACAGGCAGGTCTTAAAAGAGACCTGAAAACTTCAAATTTTGAATACAAGTCAGATTCttcatttgctttgaaattaaGTATTATAATATTGTAAAATCTTTTGTTGCATCAAGACTGCTGTAGACAAAGTGTCATTAATCTTAGTAATTTTACCTAAAGGCTACAGAAATATATCTTTTTTGCATGTAATATTCTAATATAGATTTCAAGTaggatttaaaaattatatctaAGCAACATAATCATTAAAATGAGGTTCtatttttcctgcaggaatggTGTGGTCAGATGTTAAGAGGCTCTGGTATGATGGTTTAGAAGATTTTTTAGAAGAATCCCGCAATCAGCTTAGTTTTGTCATGAATTCCCTGTATTTGGCAACTTTTGCTCTTAAAGTGGTTGCCCATAACAAGGTGAGCACCAATCTTCATAGATCCAAAGCTCCTCTGGGGCTGACTGAGCAAGTATGACTAGTACATTGCTGCAAAATACCTCAAGATGTGTTATGTGTGGTGTGTTAGAAGTAGGGTGTTGTGGTAAATGTACATTGGTAATGGCCTGTGATGTGGTGCAGTGTAGGTTTTGGGTTTACTGGCTCTGTGTGCTATGGGCCATGCAGTTGTCAAGACCTCAGGTCCTGTTGCACCTTGTCTTCAATGCACAGTTCATCAGGCAAGTGGGAGTCAGAAAACACATCACGACATGTCCGAGCACTTAGAACCCCCAAAGAGAGCTACTGTCTTCCTTGTAAGAACTGGCTGCTCTTCCAGATGGCTTCGTTTTTGTTTAGGGAAATGCATCTCATCAGATTGGGCGTTTGAGCTCGCCTGTGTTTGGATTGCCTAGTGcatttttgttacagaaagTTTTATTTAGCTTTTGATTACATATATTCAAAGTTCATAAGTGGTGGATTTTTGATTGGTTTTTgcttggtgggttttttttttggttggggttttctttgatAGTAAGGATGAAAGCCCTGAGACCATAGAGGAGCCTTGTCTTGTCTCTAGGAAAAGCCATCTGGATTTGATTGAAAATACAAGTTTTGAAAATGATCATTGCCATTCTGTTGCATGTGTTGTTAACCACACAGCACATGGCAAACTGCCAGACCAATTGAATGTGACTATTGCAGCAAAATCCAAGCCAGTGCAGTAGCACCATTATTGTGTCTTGAAAACTGCAAGTTGACAGCTGCCTGGCAGTTGGGAGGGAAATAAACTGCTTCAGTTCTTCCCAACTTGGTGTTTGGCTCATTTCCCTGTCCTAGCATCGATTCAGAGGCTGGTAATCATTTGGAAAGGAAGGCTCCATTTCTTGGAAAAAAGCTAGAGGGAGAATACCACATTGGGCTGCTTTCCCAGCCATTTGCTTTGCAACCAGCCTGTCTCTAGTATTAGTTCTTTGCTGAGATAAGACATATTGTTGCCAATTTAAATTGTAACCTTTTCAAAGATGTAGGACTCCTGTCCTACACAATAAGCATATAGTGGGGGGATTTCCCCTTTTACATggccaaattatttttttttagagtttaTAAATCATAtagaaaaccaaataaaaatgttcacttTGCATCTTAAGTCCCTTATAGGCCTCAAAACTgtcagaaataaaggaagaCCCTCTGTTGCAGAAGGATTTGTACATGTGCAGTTGCAGTGTGTAACAAAATATTTACCCCTACTTCTTGCCATCTTTGTGCAGCAGGCTTTTGGGTGTTATTATAAATCAGCTGGGAGTTCCTTGGTTTTTAAATGTCAATTTTGGGACAGCAGAAGCTGGTGATATAAGCGCTGAATATTTTCAGCCAAACCAAAAGTTAGGAATTTGTGGATGTTCCCTGAATAAGTTGAATAGTAGTACTTAGTGGATAATACCTCAAGGAACAGTTTACTTGTGACTCCCATTCTCTGGAGCCATTCATAAAATCTGTTGAAGGATCCCCAAGTCTTAAGTTTTCCAAAACTGGTTAATATCAGCTATCACCACGTTGCAATTGCATGTGTacattggttttcttttcaatactGTTTTTGACTGAGGCCTATTATACAAGGCAATGCACATGTTTATTAAATACCCAAGTCCCTGTTCCAATAGACTCTGCAAAACAGAGTAGAAGTAAAAGAGAACAGGAGAATAAATGGTTGAACAAGTGAGTGGCAGAGTTAGGTGTTGGATTTAAATTGTCTGATTTCTGGCTCCCTCTGGaatggcttttaaaatgcctttgaaaGAGGTATGACACCTATGAGGGATACATTCATTTCTTCTGTGCTCTTGCCTGGTTTGGAAGTAGAAACAGGGAGAGGTGGATGGgtacatttctgtatttattatgTTAGTGATCTCAACTTGTCCGTTTTTTATGTTGCAGTTTCATGATTATGCTGAAAGGAAGGACTGGGATGCATTCCATCCTACCCTAGTGGCAGAGGGTCTTTTTGCCTTTGCCAATGTTCTTAGTTACCTGCGTCTCTTCTTCATGTACACAACCAGCTCCATTCTGGGACCACTCCAGGTGAATAGCattactttttgaaaaaatattaaacctAATTTGCTATCAAGAGTCTTattgaaaataggaaaaaaatgttaaaataacaaAGTGAAAAGTTGAAAGAAGTATACTGCATTGAagtttgactttttaaaaaattaatctcatgTGTAAAGCATACTGATTCAGATGGGAAAGAGGTAAGATAAGGAGTGAAAGACCTTGTGTAGTTCATTAATGTACTTTTCCATGATAGTTATACCTGTactatatttttgttttaatctgttttaagGTTAACATAATGCCTAAGCTTTCTCAGTTTGGAAAGTGTAAGGATCATGTTCTTCCTGTAAAGTTTATGCAAATAATTGCCTTAGCTTCTTATCTCTAAAGAGATTGATGAATAATTGTGTAGCAAGGAAGAGTAATCAAAAGCCTTATTGTTTATGTCTGTGATCTCCTTGAAGCTGCACCTTGAGTTGTGCaaattgcttttgtttgaaaaatataaatctctCAAGAATATTGAGAGATTTGTGTTTATTGGCAGTTATAAGGAGGGAGAACAGGTTTCTTCTTGCTTGGTATTTGTTGAAGCCTTCCAGTAATAATGACAGTAAAACTTCCCACATTTTAATTATCTAATTAtctaatttatatattttaaatgaaaatgtactcacacactttgaaaaaatactAAAGTCTTGATGTTGTGTTAAGCATTAGGCTTGTACAAATTGATTGAACGCTGAAGTCTCTGCACATTTTGAAGAGATTCACTGTTTAATgtgcatatttatttatgtactAGATCTTTCACAAGTTTTTTATTAGGAGGCTGTGTTATGAAATTTTCcaagtaaataaaaacagtCAACAGTCACCCCATTCAGAGGCACACAGGGGCTTAGGTTATTACTGCTGGCCAGCAGGGCCGGTGCAACAACTCttacagtattttctgaaaGTAGGTCACAAAGTTCAGATGGTGGTAATCAAATATGGGCATGGAAACCCAGCAGTGGGGGCGGGGGAAGGCAGCTACCATGTTCTCTTGGCTCTTAGAGTTATTTTTAAGCCTTCAGTTACTTGACTTATTGGCTAATAAAACCTGTTATAATCCAGATTTGTAAATTGGCTGTGTGTGATGGATTTATTATTAACAGAAGGTAGAGTAGTACTTCCTTAGATGAGATAATAAGATTTCAAGTGCTTAGAAATTGTAAATACTTGGAGAGGGAAAGCATAAACCTATGAAGAAAGCAACTGGCATTTGGGATGGGTTATTACACTCTCTTCCAAAGTAGCTTTGGGCAGTTTGCACTTTTTGTGCACTCCTGTTTTGTctactttttctctctcttggcTGGACCCGTGTGTTAAATGGGAAATGTTttgctgctgggatttgggttgggtttttttactaaaGGGTTGGATGTGATGAAACAGTTCCATGGGGAGTACAGTCATCCTCTGAGCAAACGTGCATGGAATTGGTGCAGAGCTTTGCCCACAGCTGCAGAATCTCCATGGCCACTACAAACTGTACAGACTCCaaatgtgctgtgctgcaggaggtaCTTGGTGACTTTCCAGCAGCaaaggagggagcaggaatTCATCTCCCAGTAAAGCTGTACTTGCCAAACCTGGCAATTGGGCTACAGTTCTGGACAGGGATTTGGTACAGATTTTGATTCCTACAGGACCAGGCTTTCCAAACAGTGATTTATATAGATCAGATTAGCCCAATCCCACATTACATATATTTGCATTCTTTACAATGGTACACAGCTCTGAAGAAGTTTGTAGGAAGActaattaaattatataaacatattatgctgtgcctgtgcaaaAATTCGTGCTTATGTCAAAAGCAAATCAAGGTCTTTCCTGTGTTGGTAAAAATCACAAGCATATGAttgagtttttttaaaggtgCTGTATTTCTAATGTTGTAAAATTCTATATAGGATATTTTGAAATGGAAACTAATGATCTGAATTTACTGTCATACCTTGTGTGCTTTATCCTTCAATTTCTGTGTGCCTACACCCATGTTTATTTTAAGTCATACATAAAATGTACAGTGAACTAATTTGTTATTCTGCAGATGGGCTTTTTGtatactactttttttttttttaattagtgatAAATTATTCCAAATGTTTTGATTAAATCACTGTCCCTCTAAGTGTTTTCTTAACTTTCTGTGAtggcatttattttcaaatgcatttaatttacTGCTTTTGTCTGTTGATCTGTGAGTTCCTTATTACCATTGGTATTGCAAATAAATAACAAGGTGTACATTACTATTGCTTATGGTTATTTGgaggatatttatttttccaggcGATGTTAAAATTActtatatattctttttaatatctagaattttaatctgaaaagtGCAAGGTTATCTCCTGACCTTAAAGTCTGTTTAGCTTATCGAAATTTAATGTACatgttaaaaatgtaaatagatTTTTTGTTGATCAAAGGCTGAAGGaaataacacaaataaaaatagctaCATGTtttactaaaattaaaaataaatctatttcaCAGATTTCAATGGGGCAGATGCTACaagattttggaaaatttcTGGGCATGTTTCTTCTTGTCTTGTTCTCATTCACTATTGGATTGACCCAACTTTATGACAAAGGATTTACtgtaaatgaagaaaaggaCTGTGCGGGGATTTTCTGTGAACAACAGAGCAATGACACGTTCCATTCGTGAGTTTGAGATCTATAAAGTAACTGTATTGTTTTAACCTTTAATCCCTAGTAATTAAACAGAACTGGAATTTTTTCACTGACCTTGAATTTACGTCAAACACTTGTGGTGTTAGGTTTAGCTGAGcagcttttttcccttgtttctgTAGGTTCATTGGTACGTGCTTTGCTCTCTTCTGGTACATCTTCTCCCTGGCACACGTGGCGATCTTTGTGACACGTTTTAGCTACGGTGAAGAATTACAGTCCTTTGTGGGTGCTGTTATTGTTGGGACCTACAACGTGGTGGTTGTGATAGTATTAACTAAACTCCTCGTGGCGATGCTTCACAAAAGTTTTCAGCTGATAGCAGTAAGTGATGTCTGATGAATTGCCCAGTTACCCGTAGCTTCGGATTTTACACCATTTTCTTCTATGATGTGGGAACTCATGATCTGTAGACCTCATGGATGAGCTCTGTGAGctcatatttttccttcaaataagaagtttttatttactttgattaaaaaaattgtcatttccATGTTGAATGTGTGCAGGGCTTTGGCCCACTGGGAATTGATGGCTTTCTTGATACACTGGCTGGTTTTGATATGTGTGGTGCTTTGGCATTTTGATCTGGGGTTATACCTTCTGAATTTTGTACCATATTATATAGGGAATTGAAGAAAGATGTACttgttttaagtatttaatattAGAATATTCAAGCAAAATGCTCTATAATCTATTAAAATGCTATATAATCAAAATTAAGTAGTGGTCAGTTTTTCAGTTATGAGATAATTAAACTTACAAAGTAACCTATTcatatttctgcttcttttctctgttaatGTGTGTGATATTTTAGAATCATGAAGATAAGGAGTGGAAGTTTGCTCGTGCCAAGCTTTGGCTTAGCTACTTCGATGACAAATGCACACTCCCTCCACCTTTTAACATCATACCCTCTCCCAAGACTATTTGTTACCTTTTCAACAGTCTCAGTAAATGGATCTGCTCTCATACATCAAGTGGCAAAGTGAAACGTCAGAACAGCCTCAAGGTGAGGAATAATTGGGCAAGCTCTGGGGCtcttggagcagctggaaaggtgctgcttgctgaaatgaaaatgcagattGCTGCATGAAGCTCCCTGTTAGGAGAGGAATGCTACTAAGATAAATAGGAACTACAGAATAATGTGCGTTGCATCCAAGATAAATAAGTGTTACTTATTTCTACTTAAGTAAGGTTTTATTCACTTACTGGTTTGGGAGTTTCAACCCACTTCCCTCCAACCCCCAATTCCCCCAGAAATagtctgagaaaagaaaaaagctttgaTTGAATGAAAACCCATAGAAACCTCAAGGAAGTATGTGCTAATCTCAAAAATGGTAAGGTTAGAATATTCTTTGGAGAAGGTAATTGGTTTTACACACATTACAGAAGTATCAGAATAACCAAAAATAATCACTGAGGCCACTCATTGGTAAGGAAggcattttttgtttattttataaacattttttgtaCCCTGCAATTTTGCATTCTTATTTTGCATCTTCCTGCTGACGAAAATAGCATTGAATAAACAAATTTAAGCACTTTGTAGAATTTGCACTGAAAGACATTCAGGGTTATGGAACTCTTGACTGCTCACAGAACAATCACCAAGCCAGCTAGATTAAAATTTTCGGTTCTGCCAGTCCAGCAAATTATAATTTAAGTTGTATTTTCTGGATATTTTATATGCACTGTATATTTGTGTACCTCaggatgt harbors:
- the TRPC1 gene encoding short transient receptor potential channel 1; its protein translation is MAALYQSADPSASASPNKLLALKDVRQVKEETTLDEKLFLLACDKGDYYMVKKLLEENSSGEMNINCVDVLGRNAVTITIENENLDILQLLLDYGCQSSDALLVAIDSEVVGAVDILLNHRPKRSSRPTIVKLMERIQNPEYSTTMDVAPVILAAHRNNYEILTMLLKQDISLPKPHAVGCECTLCTAKNKKDSLRHSRFRLDIYRCLASPALIMLTEEDPILRAFELSADLKELSLVEVEFRNDYEELAQQCKTFAKDLLAQARNSRELEVILNHTSSEEHVDKRGLLEERMNLSRLKLAIKYNQKEFVAQSNCQQFLNTVWFGQMAGYRRKHTCKKILTVLMVGIFWPLLSLCYLLAPKSRVGRIIHTPFMKFIIHGASYFTFLLLLNLYSLVYNENKKNTMGPALERIDYLLIIWLIGMVWSDVKRLWYDGLEDFLEESRNQLSFVMNSLYLATFALKVVAHNKFHDYAERKDWDAFHPTLVAEGLFAFANVLSYLRLFFMYTTSSILGPLQISMGQMLQDFGKFLGMFLLVLFSFTIGLTQLYDKGFTVNEEKDCAGIFCEQQSNDTFHSFIGTCFALFWYIFSLAHVAIFVTRFSYGEELQSFVGAVIVGTYNVVVVIVLTKLLVAMLHKSFQLIANHEDKEWKFARAKLWLSYFDDKCTLPPPFNIIPSPKTICYLFNSLSKWICSHTSSGKVKRQNSLKEWRNLKQKRDENYQKVMCCLVHRYLTSMRQKMQSTDQATVENLNELRQDLSKFRNEMRDLLGFRTSKYAMFYPRN